One Onychostoma macrolepis isolate SWU-2019 chromosome 10, ASM1243209v1, whole genome shotgun sequence genomic region harbors:
- the samsn1b gene encoding SAM domain-containing protein SAMSN-1b isoform X2, with translation MAYSPAWDTSTHTCHRSTAEQVMYNFNFTLPRDTDWEKYEELFHRLDPYKRDQQDRWITHSVMDLDTPDPLRSTSFGIFDRQQPTQVKAEEKVENLPVEAAEVDPSKSGGLGKKMKNISLTMRKKMGRKYTKALSEEMGEENEAAAAEVVDGTLTKGCNHSSNSVESLFSLHSGQSSSSGVTSGSEGCSNRDSLRLEEDVPYTGQFCGRAKVHTDFVPSPYDTESLKLKVGDVIDIISKPAMGIWTGMLNGKIGNFKFIYVDLLVEESVPEPRIRSHRRSRRPRPKTLLELLERLNLEEHISSLLLNGYQTVEDLRDLKEQHLVELNVTDPEHRHRLLLAAEYLQDPEYNNQSHGEKDEEPKSPSEQVKVELNDCPRDSGCYIGSDCSDNTKEDTETQPAPLSPPATQA, from the exons ATGGCGTATTCTCCAGCGTGGGACACGTCCACACACACCTGCCACAGGTCAACAGCTGAGCAGGTCATGTACAATTTCAACTTCACCCTCCCCAGAGACACGGACTGGGAGAAATACGAGGAGCTCTTCCACCGACTGGACCCCTACAAACGAGACCAGCAAGACCGGTGGATCACCCACTCCGTCATGGACCTGGACACGCCGGACCCTCTG CGTTCCACTAGTTTTGGGATTTTCGACAGACAGCAGCCCACGCAGGTCAAGGCAGAAGAGAAGGTAGAAAATTTG CCTGTGGAAGCAGCTGAGGTGGATCCCAGTAAATCAGGAGGTCTCGGGAAGAAGATGAAGAACATCTCATTGACCATGCGTAAAAAGATGGGCAGGAAATACACTAAAGCCCTGTCAGAGGAAATG GGCGAGGAGAACGAAGCTGCGGCGGCTGAAGTTGTGGACGGCACGTTGACCAAAGGCTGCAACCATTCCAGTAACTCCGTAGAGAGCTTGTTCAGCTTGCACAGCGGCCAGAGTTCATCTA GTGGTGTGACCAGCGGTTCTGAAGGTTGTAGTAACAGGGACAGCCTGCGTTTAGAAGAAGATGTGCCCTACACGGGCCAGTTCTGTGGAAGAGCCAAGGTCCACACCGACTTCGTTCCCAGTCCATATGACACAGAGTCTCTCAAACTCAAG GTGGGAGATGTGATTGATATCATCAGCAAACCTGCAATGGGAATCTGGACTGGGATGTTGAACGGTAAAATAGGAAACTTTAAGTTCATCTACGTCGACTTGCTTGTGGAAGAAAGCGTGCCCGAACCAAGGATTCGCTCTCACCGGAGGAGCAGAAGACCTCGACCCAAAACTCTTCTGGAACTTCTGGAAAGACTCAATTTGGAG GAGCACATTTCATCTCTGCTGTTGAATGGGTATCAGACGGTGGAAGATCTTCGGGATTTGAAGGAGCAGCATCTCGTAGAGCTCAATGTGACCGACCCTGAACACCGACACCGGCTGCTGTTGGCGGCAGAATACCTGCAGGACCCTGAAT ataaTAATCAGAGCCACGGAGAGAAAGATGAAGAGCCCAAATCTCCCTCTGAACAAGTCAAAGTCGAACTAAACGACTGTCCCAGAGACTCGGGCTGTTACATTGGATCTGACTGTTCAGACAACACTAAAGAGGACACAGAGACCCAGCCGGCCCCTCTCAGCCCACCTGCAACCCAAGCATAA
- the samsn1b gene encoding SAM domain-containing protein SAMSN-1b isoform X3, with protein sequence MLQRKPSNVSDKSKNKPKRSTSFGIFDRQQPTQVKAEEKVENLPVEAAEVDPSKSGGLGKKMKNISLTMRKKMGRKYTKALSEEMGEENEAAAAEVVDGTLTKGCNHSSNSVESLFSLHSGQSSSSGVTSGSEGCSNRDSLRLEEDVPYTGQFCGRAKVHTDFVPSPYDTESLKLKVGDVIDIISKPAMGIWTGMLNGKIGNFKFIYVDLLVEESVPEPRIRSHRRSRRPRPKTLLELLERLNLEEHISSLLLNGYQTVEDLRDLKEQHLVELNVTDPEHRHRLLLAAEYLQDPEYNNQSHGEKDEEPKSPSEQVKVELNDCPRDSGCYIGSDCSDNTKEDTETQPAPLSPPATQA encoded by the exons ATGCTTCAAAGAAAACCATCCAATGTCTCTGACAAATCAAAGAACAAACCCAAG CGTTCCACTAGTTTTGGGATTTTCGACAGACAGCAGCCCACGCAGGTCAAGGCAGAAGAGAAGGTAGAAAATTTG CCTGTGGAAGCAGCTGAGGTGGATCCCAGTAAATCAGGAGGTCTCGGGAAGAAGATGAAGAACATCTCATTGACCATGCGTAAAAAGATGGGCAGGAAATACACTAAAGCCCTGTCAGAGGAAATG GGCGAGGAGAACGAAGCTGCGGCGGCTGAAGTTGTGGACGGCACGTTGACCAAAGGCTGCAACCATTCCAGTAACTCCGTAGAGAGCTTGTTCAGCTTGCACAGCGGCCAGAGTTCATCTA GTGGTGTGACCAGCGGTTCTGAAGGTTGTAGTAACAGGGACAGCCTGCGTTTAGAAGAAGATGTGCCCTACACGGGCCAGTTCTGTGGAAGAGCCAAGGTCCACACCGACTTCGTTCCCAGTCCATATGACACAGAGTCTCTCAAACTCAAG GTGGGAGATGTGATTGATATCATCAGCAAACCTGCAATGGGAATCTGGACTGGGATGTTGAACGGTAAAATAGGAAACTTTAAGTTCATCTACGTCGACTTGCTTGTGGAAGAAAGCGTGCCCGAACCAAGGATTCGCTCTCACCGGAGGAGCAGAAGACCTCGACCCAAAACTCTTCTGGAACTTCTGGAAAGACTCAATTTGGAG GAGCACATTTCATCTCTGCTGTTGAATGGGTATCAGACGGTGGAAGATCTTCGGGATTTGAAGGAGCAGCATCTCGTAGAGCTCAATGTGACCGACCCTGAACACCGACACCGGCTGCTGTTGGCGGCAGAATACCTGCAGGACCCTGAAT ataaTAATCAGAGCCACGGAGAGAAAGATGAAGAGCCCAAATCTCCCTCTGAACAAGTCAAAGTCGAACTAAACGACTGTCCCAGAGACTCGGGCTGTTACATTGGATCTGACTGTTCAGACAACACTAAAGAGGACACAGAGACCCAGCCGGCCCCTCTCAGCCCACCTGCAACCCAAGCATAA